In one window of Tumebacillus algifaecis DNA:
- a CDS encoding C39 family peptidase, producing MRLKRYAYLTLALAAALTCLPTTAAEAASQRIWGVPVYGQYPELPAGCEAAAVTMIMNWAGAKVSKSDVAAAIARQPMFWSTDGILFGGDPHEGFVGNPFEKEGSFGVFAKPLVTVVDRYLPGRGVDLSGKTFDDLLRVIDNGQPVAAWVTNYLEEPKINANWRTRYGRTITWRSPEHVMTIVGYNDTQIIVNDPANGTVRTYARDRFRYVWETMGRHALTISFKPQAKFSVYQYSRMLKEFPTYEEGVQHAKMWDHAKVVEKSTGLTKWDNYPARVTQNNRYVNDFKSQTGAIGFAEKYSNAKVIDVTSGKVIWNNWPKLVYQGSRVIKTYAWNDVEAAIAYGKLYANSRVVDSATDEVLWRFQ from the coding sequence ATGCGGCTCAAGCGATATGCCTATCTGACACTAGCCTTGGCAGCAGCACTGACATGCCTGCCTACCACCGCAGCCGAAGCGGCATCCCAGAGGATCTGGGGCGTTCCGGTCTACGGTCAATATCCAGAGCTTCCAGCAGGCTGTGAAGCTGCGGCTGTCACGATGATCATGAATTGGGCGGGTGCCAAAGTCTCCAAATCGGACGTAGCCGCGGCGATCGCTCGACAGCCGATGTTTTGGAGTACCGATGGAATTCTGTTCGGCGGTGACCCGCACGAAGGATTTGTTGGCAACCCATTTGAAAAAGAAGGAAGTTTCGGCGTGTTCGCCAAACCTTTGGTGACGGTGGTCGATCGCTACCTGCCAGGGCGCGGTGTCGATCTTTCTGGAAAAACGTTTGATGACCTGTTGCGCGTTATCGATAATGGGCAGCCAGTTGCCGCTTGGGTGACCAATTATTTAGAAGAGCCGAAGATCAACGCCAATTGGCGCACTCGCTATGGCCGAACGATCACTTGGCGTTCCCCCGAGCATGTGATGACGATCGTCGGCTACAACGACACACAGATCATCGTCAACGATCCGGCAAATGGCACGGTGCGCACCTATGCGCGCGACCGCTTCCGCTACGTCTGGGAAACGATGGGACGGCACGCGCTGACCATCAGTTTCAAGCCCCAGGCGAAATTTTCCGTCTATCAATACAGCCGCATGCTCAAAGAGTTTCCGACCTATGAGGAAGGCGTCCAACATGCCAAAATGTGGGACCATGCCAAGGTGGTCGAAAAAAGCACCGGACTAACAAAATGGGATAACTATCCGGCCCGCGTGACCCAGAACAACCGCTACGTCAATGACTTCAAATCTCAGACGGGTGCGATCGGCTTTGCCGAAAAATACAGCAACGCAAAAGTCATCGACGTCACCTCGGGCAAAGTGATCTGGAACAACTGGCCCAAGCTCGTCTACCAAGGCAGCCGCGTGATCAAAACGTACGCATGGAACGATGTCGAAGCGGCGATTGCCTATGGCAAATTGTACGCCAATTCAAGAGTCGTTGACAGCGCGACAGATGAGGTGCTGTGGCGTTTTCAATAG
- a CDS encoding non-ribosomal peptide synthetase, translating into MTLYAFPASFAQRRLWFLDQLMPGNAAYHMPFALHLKGILDVNALQGALQEIVRRHETLRTMFRERDGEPLQIVREQVEWTLTVNDLEELEETEREAHLQRSLANECARPFVLTDDLPLRVTLYRLGAEEHVLLFVLHHIVSDAWSNGVIARELSALYAGLVNGEASVLAEPDIQYADYAHYQLEWLDGAEYQESLRFWKAALEGHPYFLPLPADHERPARASGRGGAVQFTLPEGLTQQLREVALREGATMFMTLLTAFNILLARYAEVRDVLVGTPVAGRTQEEVEGTVGLFANSLVLRTQLAEEMTFAELLQAVKQKALAAYAHQEMPFDKLVEELQPERSTAYSPLFQVMFSLQNAAGPLVVLPGVTATEVEIARTHAKFDLLLDVTETADQLLCVLEYSADLFERETVEKMAGHLTTLLYGAAQSPQTKWQALPSQEIPVGLVRHEVKNSRPSEAVYAAPRTPTEEIVTAIFAGVLRVGRVGIEDDFFELGGHSLLGAQAMSRIRTAFGVGIPLEVLFESPRAVDVAAQVERILQASSGSDRASAPIALLSREQELPLSYAQQRLYVLDQILTEKSAYNMPFAVKLVGELDVSALEQSLDTIVKRHESLRTTFAEGDEGPIQVVAPAGWTPLVVVDLSGMPLEERDAELLRHVQAEAETPFSLQQGPLLRYSLLKLGEAEHVLMLNFHHIVFDGWSVGVLIRELTMLYSGGELPDIAVQYADYAAWQREWLADEVLERQISYWKSQLGGELPMLELPIDRPRPPVQTYAGAVLKFELTNELTASLKAFSTEKHATLFMTLLSGFVTLLHRYSGQEDICVGTPIAGRNREEIEETIGFFVNTLVLRSDLSNNPKFSELVGQVRQTALGAYAHQDVPFEMLVKELQPERNMSGSPLFQAMFVLQNAHVEKVALADLSLEPVELESRTAKFDMLVSMAETDGVLTGTWEYNTDLFDEATIRRMIGHFETLFVEAMREPELTVGEIKLLSAQEQMAAVLETVGGDERLRLLGSEHTEATTGSGVEAGDAPLPLLQELVEAQAAKTPDAVAVRMEGRMLTYRELNEEANRLARYLQRLGTGADVPVGISMERSPEMIVGLLAILKAGGCYVPLDPSYPKERLERIVRESRMSILLTNQSDSEWEASVTSVVNVARDQSLWAAESSANREHEVTLDHLVYVLYTSGSTGVPKGVAMPGRAVVNLIAWQLQDARAMQATTLQFTSLNFDVSFQEIFVTLCAGGTLVLMTEEMRKNLTGLPQFLREQQIERLFLPFVALQHVAEVSVEQNIDLPALQEVMTAGEQLQITPVVREFFRRHPHCLLYNQYGPTETHVVTSLRLEGSVERWPLLPSLGRPITNAKVLILDARMQLVPLGVKGEICLGGRAVARGYLEREDLTEERFVNSPYGRLYKTGDVGRLLPDGTVEYLGRLDHQVKIRGFRIELGEIEAALAQHAEIRDAVVMARNDLPGGKRLAAYVVAQDGATSGPLEWRNFLRERLPDYMVPSTFVALDQFPLTPSGKVDRKSLPAPVATQGAGENAYHPPQNEIERQLVEVWSKLLAVEQVGIHDNFFDLGGDSLLILQLHKQLVRQFPERALTVVELFRHPTIHTLAAFLVQESAEQPSFAVVENRVEKQKEMLAKRKQMMKGRRT; encoded by the coding sequence ATGACTCTGTATGCATTTCCCGCGTCGTTCGCTCAGCGCAGGCTTTGGTTTTTGGATCAACTCATGCCGGGGAATGCGGCGTACCATATGCCGTTTGCATTGCATCTAAAGGGAATTTTGGATGTAAATGCTTTACAAGGTGCCTTGCAGGAGATCGTGCGCAGGCATGAAACGCTGCGCACTATGTTCCGTGAGCGCGACGGTGAGCCGCTACAGATCGTTCGTGAACAGGTCGAATGGACGCTGACGGTGAACGATCTGGAAGAATTAGAAGAGACTGAACGGGAAGCTCATCTCCAGCGATCGCTTGCCAATGAATGCGCTCGCCCGTTTGTTTTGACGGACGATCTGCCGCTGCGGGTGACTTTGTATCGGTTGGGGGCGGAAGAGCATGTGCTCTTGTTCGTGCTCCATCACATCGTTTCGGACGCATGGTCAAACGGGGTGATCGCCCGGGAACTGTCGGCGCTCTATGCGGGGCTTGTCAACGGGGAGGCGTCTGTGCTGGCTGAGCCGGACATTCAGTATGCCGATTATGCTCACTATCAGCTGGAATGGCTGGATGGTGCAGAATATCAAGAATCGTTACGCTTTTGGAAAGCGGCGCTGGAAGGTCATCCGTACTTTCTGCCTTTGCCTGCCGACCATGAGCGCCCGGCGCGCGCGAGTGGCCGTGGCGGTGCCGTGCAGTTTACGTTACCTGAGGGGTTGACGCAACAGCTGCGCGAGGTGGCGTTGCGAGAAGGGGCGACGATGTTTATGACGCTTCTGACTGCGTTCAACATCCTGCTCGCACGCTATGCGGAAGTGCGCGATGTGTTGGTTGGGACGCCCGTCGCAGGGCGGACGCAAGAAGAGGTCGAAGGGACGGTCGGACTGTTTGCCAATTCGCTGGTGTTGCGGACGCAATTGGCCGAGGAGATGACATTTGCAGAATTGCTGCAGGCTGTGAAACAGAAGGCGCTCGCCGCCTATGCTCATCAGGAGATGCCATTTGATAAGCTGGTTGAGGAGTTGCAGCCAGAGCGGAGTACAGCTTATTCGCCGCTGTTTCAGGTGATGTTCTCGCTGCAAAATGCGGCGGGGCCGCTGGTCGTGCTACCCGGTGTGACGGCAACGGAAGTGGAGATTGCGCGCACCCATGCGAAATTTGACCTCCTGCTCGATGTGACAGAGACGGCAGATCAACTGCTCTGCGTGTTGGAGTACAGCGCCGATCTGTTCGAGCGCGAGACGGTCGAGAAGATGGCGGGTCATCTGACGACGTTGCTCTATGGAGCGGCACAGTCTCCGCAGACCAAGTGGCAAGCGCTTCCAAGCCAAGAAATTCCGGTCGGTCTGGTGCGGCATGAGGTGAAGAACTCACGTCCATCTGAGGCCGTGTATGCGGCGCCGCGCACGCCGACCGAAGAGATCGTCACCGCGATCTTTGCTGGCGTGTTGCGGGTGGGGCGCGTCGGGATCGAAGATGATTTCTTTGAACTGGGCGGCCATTCTTTGCTCGGGGCGCAGGCGATGTCGCGCATTCGCACCGCGTTTGGCGTCGGGATTCCGCTGGAGGTACTGTTTGAATCACCGCGCGCTGTCGATGTGGCCGCACAGGTGGAGCGGATTTTGCAAGCGTCGAGCGGGAGTGATCGAGCAAGTGCCCCGATTGCGCTCCTGTCGCGAGAGCAGGAACTTCCCCTCTCCTATGCTCAACAACGCTTGTACGTGCTGGATCAAATCTTGACGGAAAAGTCGGCGTACAACATGCCGTTTGCTGTCAAGCTCGTCGGGGAGCTGGATGTGTCCGCCTTGGAGCAAAGCCTCGATACGATCGTGAAGCGGCATGAGTCGCTGCGAACCACGTTCGCAGAGGGGGACGAAGGGCCGATTCAGGTGGTCGCGCCTGCTGGGTGGACACCGCTTGTGGTCGTGGACCTGAGCGGGATGCCGCTCGAGGAGCGGGACGCTGAGCTTTTGCGGCATGTGCAGGCTGAAGCGGAAACTCCCTTTTCCTTGCAACAAGGGCCCCTGCTGCGCTACTCGCTGTTGAAGCTGGGCGAAGCAGAACATGTGTTGATGCTCAACTTTCATCACATCGTATTTGACGGTTGGTCGGTCGGTGTGCTGATTCGGGAACTGACCATGCTGTACAGTGGTGGAGAACTGCCCGATATAGCGGTGCAATATGCCGATTATGCGGCTTGGCAGCGCGAATGGCTGGCCGATGAAGTGCTGGAGCGGCAGATCTCGTATTGGAAAAGTCAGCTTGGCGGAGAATTGCCGATGCTGGAACTGCCGATCGACCGGCCGCGTCCGCCTGTGCAAACCTATGCCGGCGCTGTGCTGAAGTTTGAGCTGACGAACGAGCTGACCGCTTCGCTAAAAGCGTTTAGCACCGAAAAGCACGCGACGCTGTTTATGACGCTCTTGAGTGGATTTGTGACCCTGTTGCACCGCTATTCAGGGCAGGAGGACATCTGTGTCGGGACGCCGATCGCCGGACGCAACCGGGAGGAAATCGAGGAGACAATCGGCTTTTTTGTCAATACGCTGGTGTTGCGCAGCGACTTGTCGAACAACCCCAAGTTTTCCGAATTGGTCGGACAGGTGCGCCAAACGGCGCTGGGGGCGTATGCACATCAAGATGTGCCGTTTGAGATGCTGGTCAAGGAACTTCAGCCGGAGCGCAATATGAGCGGTTCGCCGTTGTTTCAGGCGATGTTCGTGCTGCAAAATGCTCATGTCGAGAAGGTGGCGCTGGCCGATTTGTCGCTCGAACCTGTGGAGTTGGAGAGCCGAACGGCGAAGTTTGACATGTTGGTCTCGATGGCGGAGACGGACGGTGTTCTGACGGGGACTTGGGAGTACAACACCGATCTATTTGATGAAGCGACGATTCGACGGATGATCGGTCATTTTGAAACGCTGTTCGTGGAGGCGATGCGCGAGCCCGAGTTGACGGTGGGTGAGATCAAGTTGCTCTCCGCACAGGAACAAATGGCCGCGGTGCTGGAAACGGTGGGCGGCGATGAGCGCCTCAGACTGCTCGGTTCGGAGCACACGGAAGCCACGACAGGTAGCGGAGTGGAAGCGGGCGATGCACCTCTGCCGCTTTTGCAAGAGTTGGTGGAAGCGCAGGCGGCCAAGACTCCCGATGCGGTCGCTGTGCGGATGGAAGGACGGATGCTGACCTATCGGGAGCTGAACGAGGAAGCGAATCGTCTGGCGCGCTATTTGCAACGTCTCGGCACGGGGGCGGATGTTCCAGTTGGCATTTCGATGGAACGGTCGCCCGAAATGATCGTGGGGCTGTTGGCGATTCTGAAGGCGGGCGGATGCTATGTGCCGCTCGACCCGTCCTATCCGAAAGAGCGCTTGGAGCGGATCGTGCGGGAGTCGCGCATGTCGATTCTCTTGACCAACCAAAGTGACTCCGAATGGGAAGCGTCGGTCACCTCGGTCGTCAATGTGGCACGCGATCAATCGCTGTGGGCGGCGGAAAGCTCGGCGAATCGGGAGCATGAGGTGACATTGGATCATCTGGTCTATGTGCTATACACCTCGGGCTCGACCGGCGTGCCAAAAGGAGTGGCGATGCCAGGCCGTGCGGTGGTGAACTTGATCGCTTGGCAATTGCAGGACGCCCGCGCTATGCAGGCCACGACGCTGCAGTTCACTTCGCTCAATTTTGATGTGTCGTTTCAAGAGATCTTCGTCACGCTCTGTGCAGGCGGGACGTTGGTGCTGATGACCGAGGAGATGCGGAAAAATCTGACCGGATTGCCGCAATTCCTTCGGGAGCAACAGATCGAGCGCTTGTTCTTACCGTTTGTCGCACTGCAACATGTGGCCGAGGTGAGCGTGGAGCAAAACATTGACCTGCCCGCGTTGCAAGAAGTGATGACAGCAGGTGAACAGTTGCAGATCACGCCTGTTGTGCGTGAATTTTTCAGGCGGCATCCGCACTGTCTTTTGTATAACCAGTACGGGCCGACTGAGACGCATGTGGTGACGTCGCTCCGGCTGGAGGGATCGGTAGAACGGTGGCCGCTGTTGCCGTCGCTGGGCCGACCGATCACCAATGCGAAAGTGCTGATCCTCGATGCGCGGATGCAGCTCGTGCCGCTCGGGGTAAAAGGAGAGATCTGCCTTGGCGGACGTGCAGTGGCGCGCGGATATTTGGAGCGAGAGGATTTGACCGAGGAACGTTTTGTCAACAGTCCGTACGGGCGGTTGTACAAGACGGGCGATGTGGGACGCCTACTGCCAGATGGCACGGTCGAGTATCTGGGGCGTCTCGATCATCAGGTGAAAATCCGCGGGTTCCGCATCGAACTCGGTGAGATCGAAGCGGCGTTGGCCCAACATGCTGAGATTCGAGATGCGGTCGTCATGGCGAGGAATGACCTGCCAGGCGGCAAACGCTTGGCAGCTTATGTGGTCGCACAGGATGGTGCGACGAGCGGTCCGCTGGAATGGCGGAATTTCCTGCGCGAGCGGCTGCCTGATTACATGGTACCGTCCACTTTTGTGGCACTCGATCAATTTCCGTTGACGCCAAGTGGCAAAGTGGATCGCAAGTCGTTACCAGCACCTGTCGCCACACAAGGGGCAGGTGAAAACGCGTACCATCCGCCGCAAAATGAAATCGAGCGGCAGTTGGTCGAGGTCTGGTCGAAACTGCTGGCTGTGGAGCAGGTCGGGATTCACGATAATTTCTTCGACTTGGGCGGTGACTCACTGCTGATCTTACAGTTGCACAAGCAACTCGTCAGGCAGTTTCCCGAGCGGGCATTGACGGTGGTCGAGCTGTTCCGTCACCCGACGATTCATACGTTGGCCGCCTTCTTGGTTCAAGAATCGGCCGAACAGCCATCCTTTGCGGTGGTCGAAAACCGTGTGGAAAAACAAAAAGAGATGCTCGCCAAACGCAAACAGATGATGAAGGGCAGGAGGACATAA
- a CDS encoding type I polyketide synthase: MSNALMEGIAIIGMSGRFPGAKNVEEFWENIKNGVESISTFQDEELKAALVSEQLLQHPNYVKRGGVLEGADSFDAEFFGYTPREAEITDPQQRVFLEAAWSALEHAGYDAERFAGAVGMFGGAASNRHESMYLAANQDVVAAMGPLQALMGVSRDFLATRVSYKLNLTGPAATVLTACSTGLVAVHQACQSLLMYECDMALAGGVAVTLPQKQGYLYQEGGIMSPDGHCRTFDAEAKGTVPGEGVGVVVLKRLEEALADGDTIHAVIKGTAINNDGAMKVGYTAPSTDGQAQAIAQAQLLAGVEPDTISYVEAHGTATALGDPIEVAALTQVFRNKTEREQFCALGSVKSNIGHADAAAGVAGLIKTVMALKHKQLPPSLHFEKGNPGIPFASSPFYVNHELKAWETDGPRRAGVSSFGIGGTNAHVVLEEAPQANSSPSVSSHHLLVLSAKTPTALEQAAHNLSAHLSTQADQALADVAHTLQQGRKAFTHRRFAVVSDHADAAELLVSADEARTGSGSLTTGEAEIERSVVFLFPGQGAQYVGMGRDLYHSEAVFRDHVDRAAELLKPHLGLDLRTVLYPQAGQEATAQDALTETRLTQPALFVIEYALAQLWLAKGISPQAMLGHSIGEYVAACLAGVFTLEAALELVAARGALMQALPEGAMLAVILSEEKLREILPTDLSLAAVNAPNACVVSGDREAVAAFAAVLEQQNISSHRLETSHAFHSSMMDGMLDAFLATVQGVELNAPQLPYLSNVSGSWITAEQATDPRYWVTHLREAVRFADNVQELLRTPSRVYLEVGPGHALGKMVKQTALAISAKADTVASLRHRKEELQDGAAWLRAVGQLWVSGVEIDWNTLYGEAELRLRVPLPTYPFERKKYMLQPSVPGVAKRSLVKKQAVADWYYVPVWKQGHLTAAAIETPQRWLVFLDDAGFGREVVHELTAEGHEVVSVVADDHFSRLEERLYGLDLRDRAQYGELIKAIVQSGQTPERIVHFGALTELELADASLDRYEAAQERGLNSLLYLAQAITDQGLNEQIAVTVVTNNLQEVTGGEVFAPERATLLGACKVIPQEYPALSIRTLDLHLPSTGAEQAADCVEQVAEELLSEATEELVAYRGQFRFVQAFEQASLKHASRRGRELRKEAVYLITGGAEETALQLAEYLSSQVGAKVVLVGPAEDRELVQTRLGQQAGWFYAAADVTQLGQVQAAIEQAEAQVGKLNGVFHAVENRGMGMMQFKTSDAVSHALDPKVKGALVLEAALKGTELEFFVLFASTFGQVGGLGALENTASSLFLDCFARQKTANGTRAYAIDWSIWKWETWQEEQMDGNPAVQAHMKQMREENGMTKAEGMEALVNIMASGMTQVIVSTQDLQAVIANQQAYTMGALSQGGADASLQREGDADYVAPRNETEEKIASILGELFGVGQVSVLDNFFELGGNSLLAIQLVARIRQEFMVELPMDEFFQAPTIAGLAERVAQTGLAQDELDELERLLGEIEDLDLEEVQARLSGDQ, from the coding sequence ATGAGCAACGCGTTGATGGAAGGGATTGCGATTATCGGCATGTCGGGGCGTTTTCCCGGCGCAAAGAATGTGGAGGAGTTCTGGGAGAACATCAAAAATGGGGTGGAATCGATCTCCACATTTCAAGATGAAGAGCTGAAAGCGGCTCTGGTCTCCGAACAATTGCTTCAGCATCCCAATTATGTCAAGCGCGGCGGGGTGCTGGAAGGCGCGGACAGCTTCGATGCGGAGTTTTTCGGCTACACCCCGCGCGAGGCGGAGATCACCGACCCGCAGCAGCGCGTTTTTTTGGAGGCAGCTTGGAGTGCGCTTGAGCATGCCGGATATGATGCGGAACGCTTTGCAGGCGCAGTTGGCATGTTTGGCGGAGCGGCGAGCAACCGTCATGAGTCGATGTATCTCGCCGCCAACCAAGATGTGGTGGCAGCGATGGGGCCACTGCAAGCGTTGATGGGCGTGTCCCGCGACTTTTTGGCGACGCGCGTCTCTTACAAACTCAACCTGACTGGCCCGGCCGCGACGGTGCTCACCGCTTGCTCGACCGGACTGGTCGCGGTGCATCAAGCCTGCCAAAGCCTGCTGATGTACGAATGCGACATGGCGCTCGCTGGCGGCGTCGCCGTGACGTTGCCTCAGAAGCAGGGCTATCTCTATCAGGAAGGCGGCATCATGTCACCGGATGGACACTGTCGCACGTTTGACGCTGAAGCCAAAGGTACGGTGCCTGGCGAAGGGGTCGGCGTGGTGGTATTGAAGCGTTTGGAAGAAGCGCTGGCCGATGGCGATACGATCCATGCGGTGATCAAAGGGACGGCGATCAACAACGACGGTGCGATGAAAGTCGGCTACACCGCGCCGAGCACCGACGGTCAGGCGCAGGCGATCGCGCAAGCTCAACTGCTGGCTGGCGTGGAACCGGACACGATCAGCTATGTCGAGGCGCATGGCACGGCGACCGCATTGGGCGATCCGATTGAAGTGGCGGCGCTGACACAAGTGTTTCGCAACAAGACGGAACGCGAGCAATTTTGCGCGCTCGGATCGGTCAAATCGAACATCGGCCACGCCGACGCCGCGGCAGGTGTCGCGGGCCTGATCAAAACGGTGATGGCGCTGAAGCACAAGCAACTGCCGCCCTCCCTGCATTTTGAAAAAGGCAATCCGGGAATTCCGTTTGCCTCCTCGCCGTTCTACGTGAACCATGAGTTGAAAGCGTGGGAGACGGATGGTCCGCGCCGCGCTGGCGTTTCTTCTTTTGGCATCGGCGGTACGAATGCGCACGTGGTGCTCGAAGAGGCGCCGCAAGCGAACAGCTCCCCGTCTGTCTCGTCACACCACCTGCTCGTGCTGTCAGCGAAGACGCCGACCGCGTTGGAGCAAGCTGCCCACAATCTGTCGGCACATCTCAGCACGCAAGCTGATCAGGCGCTGGCCGATGTGGCGCATACGTTACAACAGGGGCGCAAAGCGTTCACACATCGCCGTTTTGCCGTGGTCAGCGACCATGCGGATGCGGCAGAACTGCTCGTGTCGGCTGACGAAGCGCGCACAGGCAGCGGCTCTTTGACGACTGGTGAAGCAGAGATCGAGCGCTCCGTGGTCTTCCTGTTCCCTGGTCAAGGGGCGCAGTATGTGGGGATGGGCCGCGACCTCTATCATAGCGAAGCGGTGTTCCGCGACCATGTGGACCGCGCCGCCGAACTGTTAAAGCCACACCTTGGCCTCGATCTGCGCACGGTGCTCTACCCACAAGCAGGACAGGAGGCAACAGCGCAGGACGCGCTCACCGAGACTCGCTTGACGCAGCCCGCGCTGTTTGTCATCGAATATGCGTTGGCTCAGCTTTGGCTCGCCAAAGGGATCTCCCCGCAAGCGATGCTCGGCCACTCGATCGGTGAATATGTGGCCGCCTGCCTCGCGGGCGTGTTCACACTGGAAGCGGCATTGGAACTGGTCGCCGCGCGCGGTGCGCTGATGCAGGCGCTCCCAGAAGGTGCGATGCTCGCCGTGATCTTGTCGGAAGAAAAATTGCGGGAGATCCTGCCGACTGACCTCTCGCTTGCCGCCGTCAATGCACCGAACGCCTGCGTGGTGTCGGGTGACAGAGAAGCGGTGGCGGCGTTTGCAGCCGTGCTGGAGCAACAAAATATCTCGTCGCACCGCTTGGAAACCTCGCATGCGTTCCATTCCTCGATGATGGACGGAATGCTCGATGCCTTTTTGGCAACGGTGCAGGGGGTTGAACTGAACGCCCCGCAATTGCCGTACCTGTCCAATGTCAGCGGCTCATGGATCACTGCAGAACAAGCGACCGATCCCCGCTATTGGGTGACGCACCTGCGAGAAGCGGTGCGCTTTGCGGACAATGTGCAGGAACTGCTGCGCACGCCGTCCCGCGTCTATCTAGAAGTCGGGCCGGGCCATGCGCTTGGCAAAATGGTGAAACAGACGGCGCTTGCCATTAGCGCCAAAGCGGACACGGTCGCCTCGCTGCGCCACCGCAAGGAAGAGCTGCAGGACGGAGCCGCTTGGCTGCGCGCTGTCGGTCAACTGTGGGTGTCGGGCGTCGAGATCGATTGGAACACGTTGTATGGGGAGGCGGAACTGCGACTTCGCGTTCCTTTGCCGACCTATCCGTTCGAGCGTAAAAAATATATGTTGCAACCGAGCGTGCCGGGGGTAGCGAAACGGTCGCTTGTGAAAAAACAAGCGGTCGCCGACTGGTACTACGTGCCGGTGTGGAAGCAAGGTCACCTGACAGCCGCCGCCATCGAGACCCCGCAGCGCTGGCTGGTCTTCCTCGATGATGCCGGATTTGGCAGGGAAGTCGTGCACGAACTGACAGCAGAAGGGCATGAGGTCGTATCGGTCGTCGCGGACGATCACTTCTCGCGCCTCGAAGAGCGTCTATACGGCCTCGACCTGCGCGATCGCGCCCAGTACGGAGAACTGATCAAAGCGATTGTGCAGTCCGGTCAAACGCCGGAGCGCATCGTGCACTTTGGAGCGTTGACCGAACTGGAGCTGGCCGATGCGAGCCTCGACCGCTATGAAGCGGCACAGGAGCGCGGGCTGAACTCCCTGCTCTATCTGGCGCAGGCGATCACCGACCAAGGTCTGAATGAGCAGATCGCGGTCACCGTCGTCACCAACAACTTGCAAGAAGTGACGGGTGGTGAGGTGTTTGCCCCTGAGCGCGCCACCTTGCTTGGCGCCTGCAAAGTCATCCCGCAGGAGTATCCGGCGCTGTCGATTCGCACGCTCGATCTGCATCTCCCCTCCACAGGAGCGGAGCAGGCGGCCGATTGTGTGGAACAGGTGGCGGAGGAACTTTTGTCAGAGGCGACAGAAGAGCTGGTCGCCTATCGCGGACAGTTCCGCTTCGTGCAAGCGTTCGAGCAAGCATCGCTGAAACATGCCTCCCGACGCGGGCGCGAACTGCGTAAAGAGGCAGTCTATCTGATCACAGGCGGCGCTGAAGAGACCGCTTTGCAACTGGCCGAATATCTTTCTTCGCAGGTGGGGGCAAAAGTCGTGCTGGTTGGCCCTGCAGAAGATCGCGAACTTGTGCAGACTCGACTCGGGCAGCAGGCAGGCTGGTTCTATGCAGCGGCTGATGTCACCCAACTTGGGCAGGTGCAAGCGGCGATCGAGCAGGCCGAAGCACAGGTTGGCAAACTGAACGGCGTGTTCCATGCGGTGGAAAATCGCGGCATGGGCATGATGCAGTTCAAAACGTCAGACGCCGTCTCGCACGCGCTCGATCCGAAAGTGAAGGGGGCTTTGGTGCTGGAGGCGGCGCTGAAAGGCACCGAGCTGGAATTTTTCGTATTGTTCGCTTCGACCTTTGGGCAAGTCGGTGGTTTGGGCGCGCTGGAAAATACGGCTTCGAGCTTGTTCCTCGACTGCTTTGCCCGCCAGAAGACGGCGAACGGCACGCGTGCGTATGCGATCGATTGGAGCATCTGGAAGTGGGAGACCTGGCAGGAAGAGCAGATGGATGGCAACCCGGCCGTACAAGCGCATATGAAGCAGATGCGCGAAGAAAATGGCATGACCAAAGCGGAAGGCATGGAAGCGCTGGTCAACATCATGGCGAGCGGGATGACACAGGTGATCGTCTCCACGCAAGACCTGCAAGCGGTCATCGCCAACCAGCAAGCCTACACGATGGGCGCGTTGTCACAAGGTGGCGCAGATGCATCCTTGCAGCGTGAAGGCGATGCCGACTATGTCGCGCCGCGCAATGAGACGGAAGAGAAGATCGCTTCCATCCTCGGCGAGCTGTTTGGCGTCGGGCAGGTGTCGGTGCTCGATAACTTCTTCGAACTCGGAGGCAACTCGCTGTTGGCGATTCAACTGGTCGCGCGGATTCGTCAGGAGTTCATGGTCGAACTGCCGATGGATGAGTTCTTCCAAGCGCCGACCATCGCCGGTTTGGCCGAGCGCGTTGCGCAAACTGGCTTGGCGCAAGATGAGTTGGATGAGTTGGAGCGTCTGCTTGGTGAGATCGAAGACCTCGATTTGGAAGAAGTGCAGGCCCGGCTGTCGGGTGATCAGTAA